One genomic window of Sander vitreus isolate 19-12246 unplaced genomic scaffold, sanVit1 ctg311_0, whole genome shotgun sequence includes the following:
- the ca7 gene encoding carbonic anhydrase 7: MTGNPWGYGKQDGPSVWHKNYPVAEGDRQSPIDIVPHQASYDPSLGPIVLNYDKCTSIKIANNGHSVVVEFEDSDDRSVIQGGPLGNPYRLKQFHFHWGGKDCHGSEHTVAGNSYASELHLVHWNAVKYKTFGEAATAPDGLAVLGIFLETGDDHRWLHTITDVLYTVKFKGSVTDFKGFNPKCLLPSSLHYWTYLGSLTTPPLHESVTWIVVKDPIIVSEKQLGKFRMLVFTGEEEDQRTRMENNFRPPQPLKGRKVRSSN; encoded by the exons ATGACAGGGAATCCCTGGGGATATGGAAAACAGGACG GTCCTTCTGTATGGCACAAAAACTACCCTGTTGCTGAGGGGGACCGGCAGTCTCCCATTGACATCGTCCCTCATCAGGCTTCATATGACCCCAGTCTGGGTCCGATTGTCCTGAACTACGATAAGTGTACCTCCATCAAAATTGCCAACAATGGACATTCTGTTGTTGTGGAGTTTGAGGACTCTGATGACCGTTcag TGATCCAGGGAGGCCCGCTTGGTAACCCCTACAGGCTGAAACAGTTTCACTTCCACTGGGGCGGAAAGGACTGCCATGGGTCGGAGCACACTGTTGCAGGGAATAGCTATGCATCTGAG CTTCATTTAGTACACTGGAATGCTGTCAAGTACAAGACGTTTGGGGAGGCGGCAACAGCTCCTGACGGCCTCGCTGTCCTCGGCATCTTCTTAGAA ACAGGTGACGACCACAGGTGGCTCCACACGATAACAGACGTTCTGTACACGGTCAAGTTTAAG GGCAGTGTCACAGATTTCAAAGGTTTCAACCCCAAGTGCCTTCTGCCCAGCAGCCTCCACTACTGGACCTACCTGGGATCACTGACCACACCCCCCCTGCACGAGAGCGTCACCTGGATCGTCGTAAAGGATCCAATCATAGTGTCTGAAAAACAG CTGGGCAAGTTTAGAATGCTTGTGTTCactggagaggaagaggatCAGAGGACACGCATGGAAAACAACTTCAGGCCTCCCCAGCCTCTCAAAGGCAGGAAAGTGCGTTCCTCCAATTAA